The following nucleotide sequence is from Candidatus Aegiribacteria sp..
AAAACTCTTTCAGTTGTTCTGTCTTCCGGAAGCCGCCAGTCAGACGGTTTTCTTGCTGAGGATCTTGCCGCAATTGCCCTCAAGAATCTCGAAGATCAGGCTGGCCGGGACATTGTCCGATCCATTGCACGGCTGGCGATAAAGGCAGGAGTTGCTGAAGCAGGTGAACAGATTGTAGAAGAACTCACTTCTGAAAACAGTACAGTATCAAATATTACGGGGCTTCTGCTGAGTATTGCAGGTGCTGCTACTGAACGAGCTGATCTCAGGGCATGGCTGACCCTTCCAGAGCAGATTTATATAGCTCGACTTACCCTTCCTGAAGGCTTACAGCCGGTGACGATTGAAGTAAACGGTAGAACCATTTTTACAGACGATGCCGTATCAATTGTTTCCGGTTCTATCAACCTGTACTTTATCAGAGAGAGCTGAATCCTTTGACCCGGGCTGAACTTGCATCAATGATCGATCACACACTGCTCAGACCAGACGCAGGTCCATTTGATATTGAGACAATCTGCGTCGAATCTATTGAATATGGTTTTGCATCAGTTTGCATCAACCCCATCTGGGTATCGCAAGCGAATGTAATCCTGAAGGAAGCCAGACCATTCGTTTGTTCCGTAGCAGGTTTTCCCCTTGGTGCAACCAATTGCATGGCTGAAGAAACTGCAAGAGCAGTTGAGAATGGAGCTTCCGAAATTGATATGGTCATGCCTGTCGGATATCTGAAGAATGGAGATATTCTGAAAGTTGCTGAGTGCATCCGGGGTGTAGTAGATGCAGCTTCCGGAAGACCGGTTAAGGTTATTATTGAAACTTGTCTGCTTACAGACGATGAAAAAATACTTGCCTGTAATATTTCTATGGATAATGGAGCAGCATGGGTAAAAACCTCTACTGGTTTTAGCAGTGCAGGGGCAAAAGCAGAGGATGTAGCACTGATGCATGAAGCTGTTAAAGGCAGGATCGGTGTAAAAGCATCAGGCGGAATCAGAACACTTGAGGAGGCCTTGTCAATGATAAATGCCGGTGCTGGAAGACTTGGATGCAGCAGGAGTATTGATATTGTTGAAGCTCTTGAATTCTGACATCTTGATTATTAATGCAAATAGAGTGCAGGCAACTGGAGGGGTCAGCCAGTTGCCTGCTTATTTCCTGGACACAGGATTATTCTCAATTACCGATCAGGGAGGGGATCAGACCGGCCATGTGATGAGAATGAAAAGCGGAATAGTTAGTCCTCCGAGAACAACCATTAACCAGCTTTTCAGTCCAGGCTTAATCACTTTTTTTTCTCCTTTTTTCTAACTAGTACTCTACATGTAAGCAAGACTCTTTCCAATTAGAGAGAATATGGTAATTAAAGACGATTTGAATCCACGACAGCTTGAAGCAGTCAACTATATGGATGGGCCTTTACTTGTCCTTGCAGGTGCGGGAAGCGGTAAGACAAGGGTGCTTACCGAGAAAATCGCAAGAATCATAGAAATTGATTATTCGGCACCGTGGGAAATTCTGGCTATGACTTTCACCAATAAAGCGGCAGGTGAAATGAGGAAAAGGATCGAAGCACTTCTTCCTGGAAAAGGCTTCAGAGTCCGTATGGGCACGTTTCATTCGATCTGTGCCTGGATTCTTCGCAGAGAGGCTCATCATCTGGGCTATAATGAGAACTATTCTATTTATGATGCTGATGATCAGAGAACCCTTATTAGAATAATACTAAAGAATGCAGAATTTAAAACGAAGATAACACCAGGACTGGCAAAGGGATACATATCCCGAAATAAAAACAGCGGGATAACTCCGGAAGAGGCTGTGCTGCAGGTTATGAATCAGAGAGATGCCGATCTTGCAGAAGTATACACGAAGTATCAGGAACACCTGAAAACATCAGGAGCATTCGATTTTGACGATTTATTGACAGGCGTACTTAAGATATTACGTCAAAATATTGACACCAAGAAATATTACTCTTCCATGTTCTCCTATATTCTCGTGGATGAATACCAGGACACAAATAAAGTACAGCATGAACTTCTTATCGAACTCACCGCGAATGATACAGGTGTATGTGTTGTAGGAGACGATGATCAGTCCATATACACATGGAGAGGAGCTTGTGTTGAGAATATTCTGCAGTTTTCCGATGATTTTCCCG
It contains:
- the deoC gene encoding deoxyribose-phosphate aldolase gives rise to the protein MTRAELASMIDHTLLRPDAGPFDIETICVESIEYGFASVCINPIWVSQANVILKEARPFVCSVAGFPLGATNCMAEETARAVENGASEIDMVMPVGYLKNGDILKVAECIRGVVDAASGRPVKVIIETCLLTDDEKILACNISMDNGAAWVKTSTGFSSAGAKAEDVALMHEAVKGRIGVKASGGIRTLEEALSMINAGAGRLGCSRSIDIVEALEF